The Antechinus flavipes isolate AdamAnt ecotype Samford, QLD, Australia chromosome 5, AdamAnt_v2, whole genome shotgun sequence DNA segment CAGTTCAATATACTCATAACTTCAAGCAGTTCCTGTGTTTATACATTCCAAGATTCAAACCTGGAAAATGAAATCGCAAATAACATCTTGATCCTCATTTATCATCATCCTGCAACAGTCCCTCTCCCCCAATTTAATTGTCTCTACTAGAGAACATAGGTGAGCATATTTCTGTTAATATAATGGGATTCAGTTGGCAGTACCTGCTATTCCCTCAGGTCCAAGGTATTCCAGAAAGTCAAAGATGATATTAGAGGAGTGAAGATGGAGACTGGGAAATAAGACTCCAGAACATATGCAGAATATCCCAAAATTTTTAGTGCACATTTAAGCTACTAAGACTTAAAATAGCACTATTATCAGAGAACAGAGGCAAAGAATGATGTGAAGTCAAGCAACTGATTGGTAAAAAGTCAGCACTACTACCTCAAAGTCCCAAATTATTCAACTGGTCTCTTTTACTTCATCTTCTTCAGAACTCACATCAGAAATATGATGCTTGGCCAGCAGTAAAACACAAGGACAATTTAATTGACTTCTTTTCTAGCAAGAGACAAGTTCCTGGCACTCGGAAATGGATGTTGTCATAGATCTAAGCAAATTTATCCTGCCCGAAGAGCAAAAGTGAACAACCTTCTTCTAAAGAAgaaccatttttatttctttgaagtcTTATGATTTCCAAGAGGGCCAATGAGGAGGCTTCTGATACAAGGGGACAATATCTGCTTTACACAGGCTGAGTAGGGGTTACTTTATGAAGGCAAGGAGACTGCCCAGAGTCAAGGAGAAGGATGCTATGAGGATATTTAAGcccattccctcattttattaaGTCCCAGGGTGGATAAAATTATTTGCTCAAAGCCACCAAGCCAAAAAGAGTCAGGATATAATGCCAGGTCCTCTGCTTTCCATACCAATATCCTGTTACATGACCAGATAGAGTTTAtggtgaggaggaaaaagaggaggaagatggaGGTATGATCATGGTGGCCCAGAAGGGAGAATGCAAGGAAATGCAGGTGTGCAGACTGAAGGAGAGAAGACTTGGGAAGGGCATAGTCACTGTCCTCAGGAATCTGGAGGGATATCATCCAGAAAAGGGAATCATCATCCTGCTTGGCCCAGAGAGCAAACTTGGGGCCAACAGGTAACAGTTAAAGGAGAAAGATTTCAGCTCAATTGAAAAGGAGGAATGCCCTAATAATTGGAGCTGCTGGAGCCCTTGGGATGGGCTGACAGAGTGAGCTCACCATCATTCAAGGTAACCACACTTGTTAGAGAGATAAGAGGGATTTCTTCTTCAAGGAGGACATTGGGCTCTAAAGCTCCATCTAACTCCCATGAGCCTCTTAAGTCCTCCACTTAAAATGGGACCAACCTCATTAATATAACTTTAGAAATTATTGCTTCCCTGTAAGGAGGAAGCCTGACTATTAAGGgataggtcaattctctgagagcctccacagctgtgaatcatagcatatgaaggagttgcaaggcagcctttgctaaCACAGGTGTTgtagactgggaatgaaataaatttgaatcagaGGGAAGAGTAGACAGGTCAGACAACACAaaggcctctcagtcagagaggtcagaaaacagcacctgcctctcagtctccttgtattatcctCTCACAAAAGGAGATCCATTCTTCAGGTCTGGGATGGATCTCCAGAAGCTACTGTCAGGTAGTGCCCGTATATTCCAAcagctcctgtgtattccaacaccTGACCACACATTttagtgagaggaaaggaaaattggGAAGTTGTGCTGCTCTCAGATTCACAAAGTATGTTAAAATTATCTCTGTGGATCCTCCCAATCATTTTAGAAGGTCAATGCTATTAATAACTCAGTTTTACTCATGAAGTAAATCAGGCAGAGAGATTAAgcattatttcaagaaattaagtACTAACACAGAGATAGTAAGGGTCTGAAACTGGATTTCAAATTGTCTTTTCACCTCGGAGTTCAGCTCTGTATCCATGGTTAAGCCCAAATGACTCAATGAAAAGTCTGTCAGGGTGCCCGAATCCTGTGCATGGGACAGAGGATTATTTTGACAGGAGTATTCCTCTTGTCCCAAAAGTACTATACTTCCATGTGGAGAACAGCTCCCAAGAAGACATTGCACAGAAGACGAATAAAGCAGTTAGAATTCAGAAAAAGTGATGTGCTCTGGCTCTCATGTCATTATAATAAAGAGCATCTTTATTCTCACATTAGGGAATTTAAGTCATTTGTGTATACCTCGAATAAAAACCATTGCTCAGaagaaattggggaatggcagtcAACTGGTAATAATTTTCAATAGTAAGAATTTCAggcatttaatttaataatttcaattagtaaatatattttctaCCTGACATTTTTCTGGGAGAGATAGGAGTAAAATTTGATTGCTCAGAGGTGCCTTGAGCAACCCCTCTCCCACATGAAATGGATCCTTACAAACTGTAAATAAATCTCTCAATCTAACTCTAATTTCATTGAGTAGATGAGAAATTCAATGAGTATCCTGATCAATCCCAGCACTCTTTCAACTTAGTTGTTATAAGTGGCTTTCCCTTACACAAATTGAAGTTTCTTTGATGGCAGAGGGGGTCCTCATTGGATCATTCCTGTCACTGCTGTGACCAGTCCAGCCACCATCATACACACAGCAGAAACTCGGAACCTGCACACAGTCCCAAAAGTCAATCCATCAATGTCCCAACAATTCACGTCATTTCCTGTTCTGTGTTCATGTCATTTTCCTTGCCCCTCCTCATCCATAGCCTCAGTGTTttctttatactattttatattcattaatcTTGTCACATACTTCAAAAACATCTGGATCCTGTCAGCCTATAGGATTACATACTCTGGTGTCACCAAAACAACAGTTGGCTTCCCAGGAGGGTAGATTGGGGGAAAGATTCTCAGAGCAATGCTCACAACATTGCTCTCACGGAGCATCACAAACAGCAACCCTGAACAGATACTTTGTGCTAGGTTCAAAGCCATTCACTAAGAAGACCTCTGATTTTCCAGTCACAGGGATGACAATCCAGGTCTCTTCCCCTTCATCCTGGTACTCTACCTGATAGCCAGTgatcttctcctccctcccacaTGCCAGAATCAGTGTAAGCTCAACACAGTCTTGTTTCACCCCAACattctggggagggggaggtttAACTGGCATCTCAGAGCTGGAACTGTGGACCCATAGTTCATTTTCATAGAGATAAATGGAGACCCTCTTGTTCTCCTGGTCTGAGACAGATGCCACAATAAACTGAGTCTTCTCAGTGGAATGACTGGCCTTGGCAAATGAGTACAAGATCTTGCCAACTCTACTGCTTTTTTCCTTGTGCTGTATTCTGCACCTATGAGGAATAAATCTTTTGCTCACAGTCAGGGGTAAATGATACTGGATTCCAAAGCCACTATTTCCAATCTGCTAAGTAGGGTTCCTGCTGCAAGGAGGTGACTGCAAACACCAGGACAAATCTGTGGGTAGAGCCCAGTACCACATTGTCCAACTCATTCTGATCAGCTACGACCTGCACCTCCTTCAGACGGGTGAGGTAGCTCTTTATCATCTTCatctcaaattgcttttcagCTAGGAATTCTGAGACTCTCCTTGTGCTGAAAGGAGACTGGCTTTCCCTAGCTAAAATATGGGTTAGCTCATCTTCCTCTGCTCTGCCTGCCCGGATCAGGGGTCTAActttggctatttccttctcgaAAAACTGTCTGTGCTACCTATTTAAATCCTGGAATAGCCTGATCTTTTTCTTGGTTGCCAAAAAGACTGAGAGATCTGGTACCTCCATCATTTCATTGCACCTCTTGTCACACTCGCATAACTTCTCCAGAGTGTCCTGGGCTTCCCATACCAACTTCATGCTGATACTTCCAGCCAGCTGGCAGCCTTGCAGCTCAGCTTCTCCAGAGTGTACAACCAGACTTGGAGGGGCACCCCATGACTCTTAAGCAGTTTAGGAAGGGAGTCATAGATTTTTATTGAATCTTCGTAAGTCACTGAATTGGTCTCAATTACAAAATCCCCATAAAATTTATACCTGaattctttagttcattttatctgactgttttccatttttatcttagcTTCTACTTTTCCAGATACTTGGGGAATCTTTTCTACTTTAGCCTTCATCATTCCTTCTATTTCCTTGACATATTCATTGGTGGAAACTTTCTGATCTAACACAAAGAAAGCCTGGGCCCTATAAAGCACTGTAGTGACCACTGTTCCATTATCAAACACATCATGCTGAGAAATGTTTCCATCTCCCAAGTGTTTTATTCTTAGGTGGGAATACAGGGTAGTCTTACTGTATTTGAGAGCGATCTGAGCTTTTTTTGGTTAGTATTTTTTAGTCTGATTGCTTTAACAACATGACCAATAAGGAAATATGCTATTCATGATAGCACTTATATAACCTATACAAAAtgttttgccttttcaatgaggagGGTGGAGACAGagcaagagaatttgaaactcaattttttaaaatgaatgttggcTTTTCTAATGTCTCTATCTTTTTATGGGGTGGCTAGGTTCATCTTTTACTTTCATGATGTTTGCCAACAAGCCCTAACTCATTTTCTGTTGATACTGAAGAAACCCATTACTACTCACATTCTGTAGCAGAAGAGTATGATGAAAATCTCAGATATATAATGATTGTTGGCAAGAATGTTCTTGGAGGATAGCCGATAAAATGGCTCCCAGGATCAATTGTTggaatgatttcttttatttaggGAACAAGGCATATTTAgaacatatatgttaaattgagtatatataatgatttctgtgaaacaagaaattgagaaatcggttcaaaatgtatgcaataaaaaacaattacctgctttaaaaataataaaaaattttaaaatgaatgttaaaattgtttttaaaataaatatttaacatataattggaaaaataaaattaaaggtattaaataaatgaatattttctaagtactttgcaaatataatctcttttgattctcagaACAATAGCACCTGAGAAACAGGTGCTATTAGATTATCATCCCCATTTgtgttgaggaaactaaggtaaatgggattaagtggcttgcccaggtttTCACAAATAGGATGTGCCaaatcctggatttggagtcaaatctTCCTTATTGCAAGTCCAGTACATTAGGATCCACTCATTGTACTACCTAGATGCATGCTACCAGCTGGCTACAGTGATGTGTCTCAGGAAGGCAGTAACTGGGATAAAATGAAGTAGTTCTTCTACATGATTTTTGTTTAGTACATTCTGTCTCTTCCCAACCCCATGAATCATAGCTGTGCATGTAGTTTTCTTGAAAAACAAATAGGAATGATTGTCATCTCCATTTCTAATGGTTCTGTTTGTCATGcaatcagaggttaagtgactttgtcaGAGTCACACATCTGGGAAGTGTCTGGGGCTGAATTTTAACTTGAGTCTCTCTGAATCTATCcaagttttcctaacttcaaaatcatccttcctttcagttcagtaatcaccacaagagtagcggggggttaaagtccaaatcctttattatcacTTTCAAAatattgtctcttttcctgggccccggttagttttcttaaaggccttctggagtctacgtttcagtggagaaaatgcaggaggacaggtcTGCCACCAcagggtgtgagatgggatgaatgaatctgagtccaaggacttgtgcttcagcctccagtctaCTTGTCTTCCCTAGCTCTGAATCGGAGCTCTCACAGTCcgtcaggagagccaccaggagcatGACTGCAGGTGAAAATGAATCTCTctgcttggctccaagagcttggcttatatgttctacactgagtataaacctatcatatcactaggaaaccattatttgttataggattcaatcaatcatattgaacttaaGAGAAGTATTAAGCATCATGATAAGCTAGacaaccattgtctcatcaattccacttagtaccttgtaagaattattgtttcaaattcagagttctggcacATAAGAGGGATTGCCTggcatcactgaaccactgagaagaaacaaatctttcatagttgatcaccacacaCTCTTGctgactcattttccaattctttgccagcaagaaaaaaaaaaagagctgctacaaatattttcacacatgtaggtccttttccctcctttatgattttcttgggatacagactacactaatgtactgttgatGATCTGTGgactggttcaaccattctggagaacaatttggatgtatctccaaagggctataaaacttccATATCCCTTATGGAATAAGGATACAGCTATTATgtctatatccaaaagaaatcaaagaaaaagaaaaaggacctgtGTCTAAAACAACATTTATAGCAATGTTTCAGGGGTGGAggaatgtttgtgtgtgtgctggCAAAGTATTCAAAATTGTGAAAGTGACCATCAATCAagaaatggctgaagaagttgtgctatatgattacaatagaatactattgtactacatgaaaagaggagggaaaatggtttcagaaaaacttgggaagacttatctGAACTGATGCATAGTTAAGTGGACCTCATCATAAGAACACTGTCTGCAGTAACATCAAAATTGCAATACTGATCAATGGTGACAAGACTTAGTTACTCTCACCAATtcaatgatccatgacaattccaaaggtctcctgatgaaaaaaataatattctctctagagaaagaactaatgaactctgagtaCAGACAGAAGTATatggtttttttccattttctaatttttttttcctttttctgattgggtttgttttttttttttttggttgagacATGGATAATATGAATGTATTATTTGTGTCACTTgaaatgtataattgatataaggaaaaaattggaacttaaaattaaaaaatgaatttaaaaagttaaataataataagaaaatgttaacaaaatattacctcatttggaCCTCACAACAcctttgggaggtaggtgctgttattatccccatttgacagatgaggaaactgacaatAGAGaatgacttgtctggggtcacatagctaagaattGTTTGAGggtgaatttgaaatcagatagtcctgattccagattcagcCTCCCAGTCCTGCACTACACAGGTGATTCTAGTATGAGGGGAGGAACACAGGCTGAGTTGGATTCACTCTAAAAGGGAAAAGAGGCCTTCTCTGCTGGAACTAGCCTTGAACCTTGGCCTTAAGGCCTGAAGCatcaagaattttaaatatcattattttaaaaacttcaaatCAACATAACTTGTCTCTCATCTCTCTGCTTCTTTTAAGAAAACTTAAATCCgtggggattttattttatttctttcttcctcctcaaacACTTGCTTAGGATCTGATTGGAAAAATGATggttaagaataaaataaagttctGGCTCCTTTAAGTCTCCCTCCTCTGCTGTGATCTGTAGAAAACAAGTGAAAGAAGAATGAATGACTGCTTTTTGTAGACAATTGTAATAATCTCAGCATGACATGCAGGTGACCCTTAAATCCTTAAAGGCTATGCCCATGGAGTACCAGCTGAGACAGGTACTACAATCTGGGCAAGCTTTGAGTATTGACTAACTCTCTATTATCCTAATAATATTCATAGATCCTTGTCAGCAGAATGGAAACCATGGCCAGTAGTGGTGACTATTTGGGAGGGAAGAAGAACTGGGAAATGGGATTTCTTAGAATTCTATAACTGCAAAGGCCAGCCTTTCTCTGGGGAATAAACTATTGCTTATTGGAGAGCATATGCTCGCTTATGCACAATTATACATAGCCCTATTATATACAGCTACATTAATCAGTGAGATTTTTCCTCCTTGTTAGGATCTTTATTAGATAAGGGAGTATATTCCTTCCTCGACTAaacaatatgaattattattcacAGTTATAATCCTTTAAGAAGAAAGCTATAATCATCTTCAATTGTAggcctttcctttttcctttgagaaaaaaaaaactatccttcTACCAGTACTCTGTTAGAGGATTCATGACCATATTAATTGGCTATTATTCTGTTTGCCTaggttgttttgattttatgaaattaacatttttacactaaaaaaacaaatgtaCCCCAAATTAAAAGGGATTTTTACAGCAaaattctctgataaaggtctcatttctcagaCATAAATGGAACTGTATCAAGTTTGTAAAAAtatgagccatttcccaattgataaatagtgaaaggatataaataggATATATTcacaagaagaaatcaaagtcatcAACAGTCACAttgaaatgctctaaatcactcacAGAGAATTATAAAGTAAAACAACCCTTATGTTCTATAGCACTGATAGCAGagctatcagattagctaataggacaaaagaggaaaatgacaaatgctggtgAAGAAGAGGGACACTAATGGCCTGTTGCTGGAGCTGTGAGATGGGCCAAGTATTCTAAAgaacaattgggaactatgccaaaagggtaATAAAACTTAGCATTTCCTTTTATCTACCAATACATCTACTAGATCTATgtccaaaagaaattaaaaagggaaagaatctatATCAAAACATGATTTATagcagagttttgttttttggtttttggttttgtggTGCTAGTGGTGGCAAAGTATTGCAAACTGAGAGGATAGCCATCAGTTGCAAAagagctaaacaagttgtggtatgtgattgtgtttgaatactattatactatatgGAAAGAGTAGGGAGATGGTTTCCAAAAActctggaaagacttacttgaacGGTTGGTATAATAAAGTGAATATCAGATGGAGAACATCACCTGCAATAACAAGATTGAAATGCTGATCAGTGGTGAAAGATTTACCTACTTTCAAAAACccaatgatccatgacaattccaaagaactcctGATGAAAATGTTACTAACAAATTCTGAGTTCAGatagaagtatatattttttcactctctaaaatttttcctgtttttcctttgttttttgcaacatggctaatatggatgTATGATTTACATGACTTCAAAGCATAATAGATATAACATTGTttgctttctaaaaataatttaaaggattaagcaattaaaaaattcaaatgcaaaataaaacaaaataaattttaataaaataacgaaattggaaaaatttaacaaaataaaataaaatagaaaacaagagTTTTTTTTGCCTTGTACTCCTATATTCTAATGTAACAACCACCAGCTCTTCTCCTCTCACTTAACAGATGATTGGTAAGTTTCCTTTACAGATTGTCTGTCAGGTTTTGTTATTGCCCTAGTATTTATATCTTCTACAGTTAACTGCAGGGATAAGTATCCATCTTAACCTAAATGGCCTATATGACCATATATCATAGATAAGTTCATATCTCCCTCAGTTAATCATGAATAACTGAGGGAATTTTCAGTTCTACAGGCTCATCAATTCAAATAATTCTTGTGCTTATACATTCTAACACTCAGACCTCAATAACATTTTAGTCATCGCTTCCTCAACAACCTCCTCTCCCAAATTAGCTGTCTGAAATTGGCTTTcatgatgtctttttttaaatatgttaaagtgtatgttaaatactatatatatatatatttatacaattatctttctgcacaagaaaaattggatttagaaagaaggtaaaaaaataacctgggaagaaaaacaaaaatgcaagcaaataataacagaaagagtgcaaatgctatgttgtggtccacactcatttcccagtggttCTGTACATTACtgctcaattggaactgatttggatcctctcattgttaaagataGAGACTTCCACATGATAAGTCTTTTCACCTCAAGATCCACCTCTCTATCCATTACTAGCCTCTTTGAAAAGTCTGTCAAGGAGCATGAGATGGCAGACAGGAATATATTGACATGAGTATTCCTGTTGCTTCTAAAGAACTATCCTTCCATTTGGAAAAGAAACAGACATCTCAGGCTTTCCAAGAAGACATTACAGAGAAGACATATGAAGTAGCTAGGACTCAGAAAAGGTGACATACTATGATGttcattttattatgttaaaGACCATTGTGAAATTTTCAAGTCAGGAAATGTAAGCTGATTTTCATTGGAAATAAATTTGTGTCAAAGATCATTTTTACATACCGGGAATAAAAACCATCACTCAGGAAAACAATGGGGAATGTCTGTCAATTGTGATTATTTTCAATAGTAAGAATTTCAAGGCACTTAATTTAGTAATAGGAATTAGTAAATGTCTTATCTCTCTGATATTCTTCTGGGAGGGGTAAGAATAAAATTGGATTGATCAGACAAGCTCCACATTAAATGGACCATTACAAACTGTAAATAAACCTCTCAGAGTCTGATGCTCTATAATTTCATTGAGGGGATTGTGTGAGTCAATGAGGATATCCGATCAATTCCCACCAAATAATGAAGAATATCCTTATGTGTATAGTGGCAAAAAGTCCCTTACCTATGGCTGAAGCTTCATTTGTGGTTGAGAGGGTTCTCACTGGGTCACTCTTTTCACTGCACTGACTAATCCAGCCACCATCATACACAGCAGAAACTTGGAACCTGTATACGGTCCCAGGAGTCAATCCATGAATGTCCCAAAAATTCACATTATATCCTGTTCTGTGTTCATAccattttcctttcccctcttcatcCACAGCCTCAGCTTCTTCTTTATACTCTATTATATATTCCTTGATCTTGTCATGTACTCCACAAAAATCTGGCCACTGCCAGACTAGGATTACATAATCTGCTCCTGCAATGAAAACCTTTGGCTTCCCAGGAGGGCAGGGTGAGGGAAGTGTCTTCACAGCAATGCTCATATCACTGCTCTCAGTGAGTCCCACATCACAAACCCCTGTAAATCTAAACACATAATCTGTGCAAGGCTGAAGGCCATTCACTTTTAGGACCTCTGGCTTTCCAGACACAGGGATGACAGTCCAATCCTCTTCCCCTACAACCTGGTACTCTACTTGATAGCCAGTGATCTCCTTGCTCTCACATGATGGGGTTAGTGTGAGCTCAACACTGTCTTCTGTGATCTTAGCTATCTGGGGAGGAGGAGGTCTGACTGGAAGTTCAAAGTTGGAGCTGACCTGCAGTCCCTTTTTATAGAGATAAATGGAGACCCCCTGCTTCTCCTGGGCTGGGGCAGATGCCACAATGAACCGAGTCTTCTCAGTGGAATGATTGGCCCTGGCAAATGCTGAAAAGGATTCTGCCAATTGTATGGcttttctccttgtctctgtgTCCTTGACCCAAGAGAAATATGGCTTTTGCTCACAGTCAGGAGTGAATGATGCTGGATCCCGAAGCCACTGTTTCCAATCTGCTAAGTAGGATTCCTCCTGCAAGGAGGTGAATGCAAACACCAGGACAAATCTGTGGGGAGAGCCTAATACCACACTGTCCAACTCATTCTGATCAGCTACGACCTGCACCTCCTTCAGAAAGGTGAGGTAGGACTTTATCACCTTCATCTCAAAGACCTTCTCGGCTAGAAATTCTGAGAGTCTCCTGGTGCTGAATGGGGACTGGCTTTCCCTAGATAAAATACTGGTTAGCTCATCTAACTCTGCTCTGCCCGCCCGGATCAGGGGTAGTACCTTGGctatttccttttgtaaaagcTGTCTGTGCAGCCTATTGAACTCCTGGAATAGCCTGATCTTTTCCTTGGTTGCAGAAAAGACTGAGAGATCTGGTGCCTCCAGCATGTCATTGCACCTCATGTCACACTCAGATAACTTCTCCAGAGTGTCCTGGGCTTCCCATACCAAGTTCATGCTGATCCCTCGAACCAGCCTGGCAGCCTTGCAGCTCAGTTTCCCCAGAGGATACAACCAGACTTTGACGGGCACCCCACGGTCCCTAAGCAGCTTAGGAAGGGAGGCATAGACTTTTACTGCTTCTTCATAAGTCACTGGATTGGTCTCAAGAACAAAATCCCCATAAAATTTACAGCTGAACCCTTTAGTTGATCTTATGTCTGTCTCTTCCATTTTGATCTCTGCCCCAATTTGTACTGATACTAGGGGAATCTTCGTTATAGCAGCTTTCAACATTCCTTCTGATTCCTTGACATTTTTATTGGAGGAAACTTTCTGATCAAACACAAAGAAAGCCTGGGCTCCATAGAGCACTGCAGTGACCACGTGGGTGGCAGTTCCATTATCAAACACGTCATGGTAAGAAATATTCTCATCTCCCAGGTGGCTCATTGTTAGGTGGGAATACTGGGTAGTCGTACTGTATTTGAGAGTGACCCGAGCTTGCTGTTGGGAGGTCTTGGTATCACATAAATATTTGCCAGAGCCTCCTATTTCAATCAGGCCCCCAAGGACACTTGCTTTCAGCTCTCCGGTGATGTTCATGGCATTGGTCTTTTCCTCCATGGAGTCAGAGGTGATGATGTCAAACTCAGTCTTGTATTGATCTTCTATTGCCACATTTCTCTCTAGAGTCTCCTTGTCCCATAAAGTGACACCTAGAATGGGACAGAGACattagggaggaaaggagggttGCAGGGGACCACAGCCTCCTCACTGAAAAGTCATAAAATTGTATATAGGtgatatatatgtgcaatcataaaAACATTCCATTTGTCACATTGTATATTCCACACTGCAAGCCTCAGGCTTATCAAGGGAAAGTGATAACACTGCCTACCCAAACACTCCCTTAATCCTTCATTCTGCACTATCatatcttcctttctccttcaaggCTGCCCTTCAACTTTATGTTAAGCAGATTggttaggatggaaaatgccttggatgtgtgtgtgtgtgtgtgtgtgtgtgtgtgtgtgtgtgtgtgtgtgtaacaattTGCACCAACATCTCCCAACACAGTATGTCTGACTCACCTATGTCTCTGACCTTCTCTCTGAGTAAAAGGTTTTTTTCACAAGCTCAGTATTCTCCTTCTTCGATCTTGCAAAGATtgcttctctttttaatctttacCTTCTGAGGTTGAATCAGCCCCTCTTCTCCCTGCCCTCTT contains these protein-coding regions:
- the LOC127538561 gene encoding stonustoxin subunit alpha-like; amino-acid sequence: MAEKEAPTSLIWKSTLEIPALGRPLHLGTLYDCRSDTLVPGVTLWDKETLERNVAIEDQYKTEFDIITSDSMEEKTNAMNITGELKASVLGGLIEIGGSGKYLCDTKTSQQQARVTLKYSTTTQYSHLTMSHLGDENISYHDVFDNGTATHVVTAVLYGAQAFFVFDQKVSSNKNVKESEGMLKAAITKIPLVSVQIGAEIKMEETDIRSTKGFSCKFYGDFVLETNPVTYEEAVKVYASLPKLLRDRGVPVKVWLYPLGKLSCKAARLVRGISMNLVWEAQDTLEKLSECDMRCNDMLEAPDLSVFSATKEKIRLFQEFNRLHRQLLQKEIAKVLPLIRAGRAELDELTSILSRESQSPFSTRRLSEFLAEKVFEMKVIKSYLTFLKEVQVVADQNELDSVVLGSPHRFVLVFAFTSLQEESYLADWKQWLRDPASFTPDCEQKPYFSWVKDTETRRKAIQLAESFSAFARANHSTEKTRFIVASAPAQEKQGVSIYLYKKGLQVSSNFELPVRPPPPQIAKITEDSVELTLTPSCESKEITGYQVEYQVVGEEDWTVIPVSGKPEVLKVNGLQPCTDYVFRFTGVCDVGLTESSDMSIAVKTLPSPCPPGKPKVFIAGADYVILVWQWPDFCGVHDKIKEYIIEYKEEAEAVDEEGKGKWYEHRTGYNVNFWDIHGLTPGTVYRFQVSAVYDGGWISQCSEKSDPVRTLSTTNEASAIGDVLHLIFTLLYQPFKSQQRRET